One stretch of Astatotilapia calliptera chromosome 3, fAstCal1.2, whole genome shotgun sequence DNA includes these proteins:
- the LOC113018541 gene encoding uncharacterized protein LOC113018541 isoform X1 codes for MVDISDFLRGRGVPEDAILLMEEQKIDCDVIALMDDATLANYIPSYGDRIAVFNFCKSKQPLSKRKLGLLQKLREKMKTRKESPKENTSHTDAGIRQTKKQKATRNVEIGWIHCDGKIAKQVRAKQGGGTRKIQMATDAGLKDILQEGKKLFFPNGISPKGCETDFEFEVWDFKQNHLTDDTCQSIGNMYEAARLTMLRFYIATKPKDPEEDASETSEVVFVSESSGSDINPLQVGEVRGNFDEVIAGSEILDDPEITFGPIFDAEEDTEDTLVYEGFLVPLSPPNSENIITITIRHTDTLHDMITAFSDEEILTKTLNVKRILPDNTEEPGTGSGILRDVLTCFWHEFYERCTLGATIKVPFIRHDFPAEKWKAVGRILLKGYQECQYFPNKLAIPFMEQVLFSGVYSDLKAHFLQFVSSQECDVLMEAVKDFSAVDLDDLVEILDSYGCRKRITAETLPTILDEIAHKELVQKPMFVIDCWREIIDPHISLSPEGLTKLFSELQPTSKKVCQLLKFAVDLTPQQKEVKNHLKRFIRELDNIKLQKFMRFCTGSDLIVTNSIYVEFQDMTEFTRRPVGRTCGNVLQLANSYENFPDFRSEFNAVLESNVWVMDFV; via the exons ATGGTGGATATAAGTGACTTTTTGCGTGGCCGAGGGGTCCCCGAAGATGCTATTTTATTAATGGAAGAGCAGAAG ATTGACTGTGACGTCATAGCGCTGATGGATGACGCAACTTTGGCAAACTACATTCCCTCGTACGGAGACCGAATTGCCGTCTTCAATTTCTGCAAAAGCAAGCAACCACTGTCAAAAAGAAAACTAGGACTTCTGCAAAAACTTCGTGAGAAAATGAAAACCAGAAAAGAAAGTCCAAAGGAGAACACTTCACATACAGATGCAGGAATAAGACagacaaagaagcaaaaagcaACACGCAATGTTGAGATAGGATGGATACATTGTGATGGAAAAATAGCCAAACAGGTGAGAGCGAAGCAGGGAGGTGGCACTAGAAAAATTCAAATGGCCACTGATGCTGGATTAAAAGATATTCTTCAGGAAggaaagaaacttttttttcctaatgGCATATCTCCTAAGGGATGTGAAACAGATTTTGAGTTTGAGGTTTGGGACTTTAAACAGAACCACCTTACTGATGATACCTGCCAGTCTATTGGCAATATGTATGAGGCAGCGAGACTGACAATGTTACGCTTCTACATTGCAACAAAACCAAAAGATCCTGAAGAAGATGCCAGCGAGACATCTGAAGTGGTGTTTGTCTCAGAAAGCAGTGGCAGTGATATTAATCCATTGCAAGTGGGGGAAGTCAGGGGTAATTTTGATGAAGTCATCGCTGGTTCAGAAATTTTAGATGATCCAGAAATTACTTTTGGTCCAATTTTTGATGCTGAAGAAGATACAGAAGACACATTAGTCTATGAGGGTTTTCTTGTACCCCTCAGTCCACCTAATTCAGAGAACATAATAACAATCACCATACGTCATACTGACACTTTACATGACATGATTACTGCTTTCTCTGATGAGGAGATTTTGACCAAAACACTGAATGTGAAGCGCATACTTCCAGACAACACAGAAGAACCAGGCACTGGATCAGGAATACTAAGAGATGTACTCACATGCTTCTGGCATGAATTTTATGAGCGATGCACCCTAGGTGCAACCATTAAAGTGCCATTCATTCGCCATGATTTTCCTGCTGAAAAATGGAAGGCAGTTGGGCGAATACTCCTGAAAGGTTACCAAGAATGTCAGTATTTTCCAAATAAACTTGCAATCCCTTTTATGGAACAAGTGCTTTTCAGTGGTGTTTACAGTGATCTTAAAGCACACTTTCTACAGTTTGTCAGCAGCcaagaatgtgatgttttgatgGAAGCAGTAAAAGATTTCTCTGCAGTTGACTTGGATGATCTTGTGGAAATTCTTGACAGTTATGGCTGTAGAAAAAGAATCACTGCTGAGACTCTACCTACAATCCTTGATGAAATAGCACACAAAGAGCTTGTCCAAAAACCAATGTTTGTTATTGACTGCTGGCGGGAGATCATCGACCCCCATATCTCCCTCAGTCCAGAGGGACTGACCAAGTTATTCTCTGAACTGCAACCAACTTCAAAAAAAGTGTGCCAGCTGCTGAAATTTGCTGTGGATTTGACTCCACaacaaaaagaagtgaaaaatcATCTCAAAAGATTCATCAGAGAGCTGGATAACATTAAACTTCAGAAATTTATGCGTTTCTGCACCGGATCTGACCTTATAGTAACAAACAGTATTTATGTGGAATTTCAAGATATGACAGAGTTTACAAGAAGACCAGTCGGACGCACGTGTGGGAATGTTCTGCAGCTAGCTAACAGCTATGAAAACTTCCCAGATTTTCGTTCTGAATTTAATGCAGTTCTTGAAAGTAATGTCTGGGTGATGGATTTTGTTTAG
- the LOC113018541 gene encoding uncharacterized protein LOC113018541 isoform X2, which translates to MDDATLANYIPSYGDRIAVFNFCKSKQPLSKRKLGLLQKLREKMKTRKESPKENTSHTDAGIRQTKKQKATRNVEIGWIHCDGKIAKQVRAKQGGGTRKIQMATDAGLKDILQEGKKLFFPNGISPKGCETDFEFEVWDFKQNHLTDDTCQSIGNMYEAARLTMLRFYIATKPKDPEEDASETSEVVFVSESSGSDINPLQVGEVRGNFDEVIAGSEILDDPEITFGPIFDAEEDTEDTLVYEGFLVPLSPPNSENIITITIRHTDTLHDMITAFSDEEILTKTLNVKRILPDNTEEPGTGSGILRDVLTCFWHEFYERCTLGATIKVPFIRHDFPAEKWKAVGRILLKGYQECQYFPNKLAIPFMEQVLFSGVYSDLKAHFLQFVSSQECDVLMEAVKDFSAVDLDDLVEILDSYGCRKRITAETLPTILDEIAHKELVQKPMFVIDCWREIIDPHISLSPEGLTKLFSELQPTSKKVCQLLKFAVDLTPQQKEVKNHLKRFIRELDNIKLQKFMRFCTGSDLIVTNSIYVEFQDMTEFTRRPVGRTCGNVLQLANSYENFPDFRSEFNAVLESNVWVMDFV; encoded by the coding sequence ATGGATGACGCAACTTTGGCAAACTACATTCCCTCGTACGGAGACCGAATTGCCGTCTTCAATTTCTGCAAAAGCAAGCAACCACTGTCAAAAAGAAAACTAGGACTTCTGCAAAAACTTCGTGAGAAAATGAAAACCAGAAAAGAAAGTCCAAAGGAGAACACTTCACATACAGATGCAGGAATAAGACagacaaagaagcaaaaagcaACACGCAATGTTGAGATAGGATGGATACATTGTGATGGAAAAATAGCCAAACAGGTGAGAGCGAAGCAGGGAGGTGGCACTAGAAAAATTCAAATGGCCACTGATGCTGGATTAAAAGATATTCTTCAGGAAggaaagaaacttttttttcctaatgGCATATCTCCTAAGGGATGTGAAACAGATTTTGAGTTTGAGGTTTGGGACTTTAAACAGAACCACCTTACTGATGATACCTGCCAGTCTATTGGCAATATGTATGAGGCAGCGAGACTGACAATGTTACGCTTCTACATTGCAACAAAACCAAAAGATCCTGAAGAAGATGCCAGCGAGACATCTGAAGTGGTGTTTGTCTCAGAAAGCAGTGGCAGTGATATTAATCCATTGCAAGTGGGGGAAGTCAGGGGTAATTTTGATGAAGTCATCGCTGGTTCAGAAATTTTAGATGATCCAGAAATTACTTTTGGTCCAATTTTTGATGCTGAAGAAGATACAGAAGACACATTAGTCTATGAGGGTTTTCTTGTACCCCTCAGTCCACCTAATTCAGAGAACATAATAACAATCACCATACGTCATACTGACACTTTACATGACATGATTACTGCTTTCTCTGATGAGGAGATTTTGACCAAAACACTGAATGTGAAGCGCATACTTCCAGACAACACAGAAGAACCAGGCACTGGATCAGGAATACTAAGAGATGTACTCACATGCTTCTGGCATGAATTTTATGAGCGATGCACCCTAGGTGCAACCATTAAAGTGCCATTCATTCGCCATGATTTTCCTGCTGAAAAATGGAAGGCAGTTGGGCGAATACTCCTGAAAGGTTACCAAGAATGTCAGTATTTTCCAAATAAACTTGCAATCCCTTTTATGGAACAAGTGCTTTTCAGTGGTGTTTACAGTGATCTTAAAGCACACTTTCTACAGTTTGTCAGCAGCcaagaatgtgatgttttgatgGAAGCAGTAAAAGATTTCTCTGCAGTTGACTTGGATGATCTTGTGGAAATTCTTGACAGTTATGGCTGTAGAAAAAGAATCACTGCTGAGACTCTACCTACAATCCTTGATGAAATAGCACACAAAGAGCTTGTCCAAAAACCAATGTTTGTTATTGACTGCTGGCGGGAGATCATCGACCCCCATATCTCCCTCAGTCCAGAGGGACTGACCAAGTTATTCTCTGAACTGCAACCAACTTCAAAAAAAGTGTGCCAGCTGCTGAAATTTGCTGTGGATTTGACTCCACaacaaaaagaagtgaaaaatcATCTCAAAAGATTCATCAGAGAGCTGGATAACATTAAACTTCAGAAATTTATGCGTTTCTGCACCGGATCTGACCTTATAGTAACAAACAGTATTTATGTGGAATTTCAAGATATGACAGAGTTTACAAGAAGACCAGTCGGACGCACGTGTGGGAATGTTCTGCAGCTAGCTAACAGCTATGAAAACTTCCCAGATTTTCGTTCTGAATTTAATGCAGTTCTTGAAAGTAATGTCTGGGTGATGGATTTTGTTTAG